The Geotoga petraea region AATTCTTCATTAGGTTTAATATCACCTTTCATCATAATATCAGCAAGTTGTTTTCTCATATTTTGAAGATTAATCCCCAATCTTTTCATTATATGAGAAGCAATGCCTTCAGCCTCTCTACAAATGGCTAAAAGAAGATGTTCGGCATCAATTCTTGAAGAACCCATAAGTTCTGATTCGTCATAAGCCAATTCAATTATTCTCTTTGCTCTAGGAGTTGGCTGAGGAGAACCAATAATTCCTTGAGATGAGTTGGTCCCTACAACATTTGTTATTTCAGCTTTCATCCTATTATAAGAAATATTGAAATCACCGAATATTATGTCAAGATATTTTCCTTTGACTTTCAAAAGGCCTAAAAGAATGTGTTCAGTGCCAACATATGGGTGCCCCATATCTTTTGCATCATTTTGAGCTTCTATGAATACTTTTGCAGCTCTTTCTGTAAAATTATCAAACATATAATACACACCTCCAAAACGAGGGAATTAAAATAATTTACCTCATTTATATTTTATCATGAAAACGTATGAAAACAAAAAAATATTTAAAGAAATACATCTTTAATTATATCAGATAAATATTATCTTATTTTAATTAAAAAAAGATTAATGATATAATAAGAACAAGGGTGAGTTTTTTGTAATGTATTTTCAATTTTGTATTTAATTTAATTATTTGTTAACGTAAATGCAATTGACAACAGTCTTGTCGTTTGATATAATCATTCACGGTTGTCGAAGAGAATAATAAAACATGTGATGCCGATGTAGCTCAACTGGCAGAGCGGCTGACTTGTAATCAGCAGGTTGGGGGTTCAAGTCCCTTCGTCGGCTCCATAAAAGTGGTGAGATGCCCGAGTGGCCAAAGGGGGCGGACTGTAAATCCGCTAGCAGATTGCTTTCGAAGGTTCAAATCCTTCTCTCACCACCATAATTTTATACCATTGAGAGGTGAAACAAATGGCTACAAAAAGTCAAGTAATTAACTTTTCTTTAAAATGTGAAGAATGTGGCACTAAAAACTATTACAAAAAGAAGAATAAAACAATTAAAGAAAAAATTGAGCTAAAAAAATATTGTCCAAAATGTGGAAAACATACTTTGCATAAAGAAGCAAAATTATAATAAGAAAATAAAAAAGCCCTTCTTCTACAGGAGGGCTTTATTTCTTTAAAGAAACTTATTTTACAGGAGGTACTAATTATGTCAAAATTCTGGATCTTTTTGAGTTCGGTATGGCAAGAAGCTAAAAAAGTAAGTTGGCCATCAAGGAAAAACTTATTTAAATCAACAGGGATAGTTCTTATCATTATAGCTTTCGTTGCTGTATACCTTTTTGCAATTGACTTTGGTTTACTCAATGCATTCACAAAACTTGTATACCCTATATTCTTGGGAGGGTTAGCTGGTACTTCTACACCAAGTCAATAATAAAAAAGTCGGTGATATAATATGAGAAAAGAATGGTACGTATTACAAGCTTTTTCAGGGATGGAAAACAAAGTAAAAGAATTAATAATTGAGAAATCCAAAGTTTTGGATCTCGATCGTTATATAGGGAGAATAATAGTTCCTGAAATAGAGGAACTAGATTATTCTAATAGAAAAGTTGAAAAAATATTTGTTAGTC contains the following coding sequences:
- the rpmG gene encoding 50S ribosomal protein L33 codes for the protein MATKSQVINFSLKCEECGTKNYYKKKNKTIKEKIELKKYCPKCGKHTLHKEAKL
- the secE gene encoding preprotein translocase subunit SecE, with product MSKFWIFLSSVWQEAKKVSWPSRKNLFKSTGIVLIIIAFVAVYLFAIDFGLLNAFTKLVYPIFLGGLAGTSTPSQ